Proteins encoded together in one Acidaminococcus timonensis window:
- the gctA gene encoding glutaconate CoA-transferase subunit A — protein MSKVMTLKDAIAKYVHSGDHIALGGFTTDRKPYAAVYEILRQGITDLTGLGGAAGGDWDMLIGNGRVKAYINCYTANSGVTNVSRRFRKWFEAGKLTMEDYSQDVIYMMWHAAALGLPFLPVTLMQGSGLTDEWGISKEVRKTLDKVPDDKFKYIDNPFKPGEKVVAVPVPQIDVAIIHAQQASPDGTVRIWGGKFQDVDIAEAAKYTIVTCEEIVSNEEIRRDPTKNDIPGMCVDAVVLAPYGAHPSQCYGLYDYDNPFLKVYDVVSKTQEDFDAFCKEWVFDLKDHDEYLNKLGATRLINLKVVPGLGYHIDMTKEDK, from the coding sequence TTGAGTAAAGTAATGACGTTAAAAGACGCAATCGCAAAGTACGTGCACAGCGGTGATCACATTGCTCTGGGTGGCTTTACGACTGACCGCAAACCTTACGCAGCTGTATATGAAATCCTGAGACAGGGTATCACCGATCTGACAGGTCTGGGCGGCGCCGCCGGCGGCGACTGGGATATGCTGATCGGCAATGGCCGGGTCAAGGCCTACATCAACTGCTATACCGCCAATTCCGGTGTAACCAACGTTTCCAGACGGTTCAGAAAATGGTTTGAAGCTGGCAAGCTGACCATGGAAGATTACTCCCAGGATGTCATCTACATGATGTGGCATGCAGCTGCTCTGGGTCTGCCGTTCCTGCCTGTAACCCTGATGCAGGGCTCCGGCCTGACCGATGAATGGGGCATCAGCAAGGAAGTCCGCAAGACTCTGGACAAAGTGCCTGATGACAAATTCAAATACATCGACAACCCCTTCAAACCGGGTGAAAAAGTCGTGGCTGTACCGGTTCCGCAGATCGATGTGGCCATCATCCATGCGCAGCAGGCTTCTCCGGATGGCACCGTTCGCATCTGGGGCGGCAAATTCCAGGATGTGGATATTGCCGAAGCTGCTAAATACACCATTGTTACCTGCGAAGAAATCGTCAGCAATGAAGAAATCCGCAGAGATCCCACGAAAAACGATATTCCCGGCATGTGCGTAGATGCTGTGGTACTGGCTCCTTACGGTGCTCATCCTTCTCAGTGCTATGGCCTGTATGACTACGATAACCCGTTCCTGAAAGTCTATGACGTAGTCAGCAAGACCCAGGAAGACTTCGATGCATTCTGCAAAGAATGGGTGTTTGACCTGAAAGATCATGACGAATACCTGAACAAACTGGGTGCTACCCGTCTGATCAACCTGAAGGTTGTTCCTGGTCTGGGCTATCATATCGACATGACGAAGGAGGACAAATAA